The following coding sequences are from one Desulfonatronum thioautotrophicum window:
- the fliP gene encoding flagellar type III secretion system pore protein FliP (The bacterial flagellar biogenesis protein FliP forms a type III secretion system (T3SS)-type pore required for flagellar assembly.) yields MTNTTRIFRRTWSILGPKPVKVGFTVLVLFFLPFLATLAGAQTGAPSLNLTLSGGASEPDNISIALEILFLLTVLSVAPAILLTATCFTRIIIVFSFIRQAMGTQQMPPNQVLASLAIFLTFVIMMPVGKEINDTALQPYLAEDIGFQEALNRAEQPMRTFLFKHTREKDLSLFYSITNMDRPANRDEVPTLILVPAFMISELKTAFQMGFLIYIPFLILDMVVASILLSMGMMMLPPVMISLPFKLLLFVMVDGWNLLIFSLVNGFA; encoded by the coding sequence ATGACCAACACGACACGGATTTTTCGACGCACTTGGAGCATTCTCGGACCAAAGCCGGTTAAAGTCGGTTTCACGGTCCTGGTTCTTTTTTTTCTTCCCTTCCTGGCCACGCTGGCCGGGGCCCAGACCGGGGCACCGAGCCTGAACCTGACCTTGAGCGGCGGAGCCAGCGAGCCGGACAACATTTCCATTGCCCTGGAAATTCTTTTTCTCCTCACAGTCCTCTCAGTGGCTCCGGCGATCTTGCTGACCGCCACCTGCTTTACCCGCATCATCATTGTCTTTTCGTTCATCCGCCAGGCCATGGGCACCCAGCAGATGCCGCCCAACCAGGTGTTGGCCAGTTTAGCCATTTTTTTGACGTTCGTGATCATGATGCCCGTAGGCAAGGAAATCAACGACACCGCCCTGCAACCTTATCTTGCCGAAGATATCGGTTTTCAGGAGGCCCTGAACAGGGCCGAGCAGCCGATGCGGACCTTCCTGTTCAAACATACCCGGGAGAAGGATCTTTCCCTTTTCTACTCCATTACCAACATGGATCGCCCGGCCAACCGGGACGAAGTGCCGACCCTCATCCTGGTGCCGGCCTTCATGATCAGCGAATTGAAAACCGCTTTTCAGATGGGATTCTTGATCTATATTCCCTTTCTGATTCTGGACATGGTCGTGGCCAGTATCCTGCTCTCCATGGGCATGATGATGCTACCGCCGGTGATGATTTCTCTGCCGTTCAAGCTGTTGTTGTTCGTCATGGTGGATGGCTGGAATTTGCTGATTTTCTCTCTGGTAAACGGATTTGCCTGA
- the fliQ gene encoding flagellar biosynthesis protein FliQ, translating into MTPEFVIGFARQSIELTLMIALPMLGIGLIVGVLVSIIQAATQIQEMTLTFVPKIISIFLALLISFPWIMDKLVTFTREVFLNLPNYVG; encoded by the coding sequence ATGACTCCTGAATTCGTGATCGGTTTTGCCCGTCAGTCCATTGAGCTGACCTTGATGATCGCTCTGCCCATGCTGGGAATCGGCCTGATAGTGGGGGTTTTGGTCAGCATCATCCAGGCCGCCACCCAAATCCAGGAAATGACCCTGACCTTCGTGCCGAAGATCATTTCCATTTTTTTGGCGCTGCTCATCTCCTTCCCATGGATCATGGATAAGCTGGTTACTTTTACACGCGAAGTGTTTCTGAATCTGCCCAACTACGTTGGATAG
- a CDS encoding PDZ domain-containing protein, whose product MLLPLAFGLAVAFVLTGAWQRYSLTAPMLSNPSPVIADAATVESWTAVILDANILGLDIPELEPAAPGLTGEATSFDWRLLGTVTGQAPRAIVRREDDFTMVRPGDLLGGWMLEEVNSRSAVFVFNGQREEVRLWAGPPETMNLDTSAVSQEVRSWSAPEGGTRVSLSRQEAQPLLSDPNALLQMASFKPFTIDGRVSGFQVLSIRPDSVLYRVGLRNGDVLARINGQTLTGPTQLLQAYAGMDRSSVISLDVQRASQMQTFIVELRE is encoded by the coding sequence GTGCTCCTGCCCCTGGCATTCGGCCTGGCAGTCGCGTTCGTGCTTACGGGAGCGTGGCAGCGGTATTCCCTTACCGCGCCCATGCTTTCCAACCCCAGCCCGGTCATCGCCGATGCCGCCACTGTCGAGTCCTGGACCGCGGTCATCCTGGACGCCAATATTCTGGGCCTGGATATCCCGGAACTGGAGCCGGCTGCGCCAGGGCTGACCGGGGAGGCGACGAGTTTTGATTGGCGACTGCTGGGAACGGTCACCGGGCAGGCACCCCGGGCCATCGTCCGGCGCGAGGATGATTTCACCATGGTCAGACCAGGGGATCTGCTCGGCGGTTGGATGCTGGAGGAGGTAAATTCCCGGTCAGCCGTGTTTGTTTTCAATGGCCAGCGGGAGGAAGTCCGGCTTTGGGCCGGTCCTCCGGAGACGATGAACCTGGACACGTCCGCTGTTTCGCAAGAAGTCCGGTCCTGGTCCGCCCCGGAGGGCGGCACCCGGGTAAGCCTTTCCAGGCAGGAAGCACAACCTCTCTTGTCCGATCCGAATGCCCTGCTGCAGATGGCCAGTTTCAAGCCGTTCACCATTGATGGCCGGGTCAGTGGATTTCAGGTGCTGAGCATCCGTCCCGACTCGGTTTTGTACCGGGTCGGGCTGCGCAATGGTGACGTTCTGGCCCGAATCAACGGGCAGACATTGACCGGCCCCACACAGTTGCTGCAGGCCTATGCCGGCATGGATCGGTCTTCCGTTATCAGCCTGGATGTGCAACGCGCCTCCCAGATGCAGACGTTTATCGTGGAATTGCGAGAGTAA
- the gspD gene encoding type II secretion system secretin GspD, translated as MKKITAGFGALCLFAMTTFFPPGVALAQDTEGGAEQRMTANLEGITLREFILFVGQFTGRNMVFREDQVPPVQVSLHSHTPMTEPELLAVLERVLASNNLDLVAQGDLFYILSSPQAADMLDALRPGFAPGEDMELMTTVMRLHQRLPREQVGDLLRPFASRFGTIMEIPQARALLLRDTRARVRKMQEVLESVLALETRWDVELLPLHQAQAGVTAEKVVQLYEALASRGHLSEIPVILPVEWSNSLLVAGSEEQRHAVRGVLDNLDRITDSETDMSMYALRNAQASSAADVLRTLLQGDRGGAEEGGGGRAALVAADTETNSVLVLAEPRVQRQVESIITHLDRPLDQVFVEALIVETSLRNSQDFGVEWVVGGGGADGVATGGFLASPSGLGPLLSAPAPPIAPGGFTVGALGNAITYAGQTFSTLGALVSFLKTAQDFNILSTPQIMTLDNAEAEIFVGENRPFAVSEKFDAQNNPVRTFEYRDVGIRLKVTPHINVETGVIRMQVEQEVRNVIDPGRETDQPTTRSRNTRTNVQIPDGFTMVISGLMQNEFGQSRRAVPGLSKVPGLGWLFRREGISAEKQTLMVFLSARIINTVEQAEALTRQRMDDLREGQRITRELLQREFWQGGEQRGIDLDQELGFGSELPMEPR; from the coding sequence ATGAAGAAAATTACGGCAGGCTTTGGCGCCTTGTGTCTGTTTGCCATGACGACCTTTTTCCCACCTGGAGTGGCCTTGGCCCAGGACACGGAAGGGGGCGCGGAACAGCGGATGACCGCGAATCTGGAGGGCATCACGCTCCGTGAATTCATTTTGTTCGTTGGTCAGTTCACCGGGCGGAACATGGTGTTTCGTGAGGACCAGGTGCCGCCTGTCCAGGTTTCCCTGCATTCACACACCCCCATGACCGAACCGGAGCTTTTGGCCGTTCTGGAACGGGTGCTGGCCAGCAACAACCTGGATCTGGTGGCCCAGGGTGATCTGTTTTACATCCTGTCGTCCCCGCAGGCAGCGGATATGCTCGATGCCCTGCGACCGGGATTCGCACCCGGAGAGGACATGGAACTGATGACCACGGTCATGCGCCTGCACCAGCGGTTGCCCCGTGAGCAGGTGGGCGATTTGCTGCGGCCCTTTGCTTCCCGGTTCGGAACGATCATGGAAATACCTCAGGCCCGCGCGCTGTTGCTTCGAGACACCAGGGCCAGGGTGCGCAAGATGCAGGAGGTTTTGGAATCCGTTCTGGCTCTGGAAACGCGGTGGGACGTAGAACTGCTGCCCTTGCATCAGGCCCAGGCCGGGGTCACCGCAGAGAAAGTCGTCCAGCTTTATGAAGCATTGGCATCCCGCGGCCATCTGTCAGAGATTCCGGTCATCCTGCCTGTGGAATGGTCCAACTCCTTGTTGGTGGCCGGTTCCGAGGAGCAGCGTCATGCCGTGCGTGGCGTGCTGGACAATTTGGATCGAATCACCGACTCCGAGACGGACATGAGCATGTACGCCCTGCGAAACGCCCAGGCCTCATCCGCCGCCGACGTCCTGCGCACCCTGCTTCAGGGCGATCGTGGTGGCGCGGAGGAAGGAGGAGGTGGGCGCGCCGCCCTTGTGGCCGCGGATACGGAGACCAATTCCGTTCTGGTGCTGGCCGAGCCAAGAGTTCAGCGACAGGTGGAATCCATCATCACCCATCTTGACCGCCCGCTGGACCAGGTTTTCGTGGAGGCGCTGATTGTAGAGACCAGCCTGCGCAACAGCCAGGACTTCGGTGTGGAGTGGGTTGTTGGCGGAGGTGGGGCCGACGGGGTGGCCACGGGTGGCTTTCTGGCATCTCCCTCCGGCCTTGGCCCGCTGCTCTCGGCGCCGGCGCCACCCATTGCGCCGGGAGGCTTTACCGTGGGGGCGCTGGGCAATGCCATCACCTACGCCGGCCAAACGTTTTCCACCCTGGGGGCTCTGGTCAGTTTTTTGAAGACCGCTCAGGATTTCAATATCTTATCCACCCCGCAGATCATGACCCTGGACAATGCCGAGGCGGAAATCTTTGTGGGTGAAAACCGGCCTTTCGCGGTCAGTGAAAAATTTGATGCCCAGAACAATCCCGTGCGAACGTTCGAGTACCGGGATGTGGGCATTCGGCTGAAGGTCACCCCGCATATCAATGTCGAGACCGGGGTGATCCGGATGCAGGTGGAGCAGGAGGTGCGCAACGTGATTGATCCGGGGCGGGAGACCGACCAGCCCACCACCAGGAGCCGGAACACCCGGACCAATGTCCAGATTCCGGACGGATTTACCATGGTGATCAGCGGGTTGATGCAGAACGAGTTCGGACAGTCCAGGCGGGCGGTGCCGGGCTTGTCCAAGGTGCCCGGTCTGGGGTGGCTGTTCCGTCGGGAGGGGATTTCCGCGGAGAAGCAGACCCTGATGGTCTTTCTTTCGGCCAGGATCATCAATACCGTTGAGCAGGCCGAGGCATTGACCAGGCAGCGCATGGACGATCTGCGCGAAGGGCAGCGAATCACCCGGGAATTGCTCCAGCGTGAGTTCTGGCAAGGTGGGGAGCAGCGAGGTATCGACCTTGATCAGGAGCTGGGCTTCGGGTCGGAATTGCCGATGGAGCCGCGATGA
- a CDS encoding GspE/PulE family protein: protein MSDAVGSTSPDLARLPPDLVRHYLAFPRRNEFLPVELREGRLQVWLLAARARPLADFLAWELGVTVQTELVRNELFFPALEQALTLWEPDAAADDTGEDTAEPEGEDLGRELLGWSHEDAPIVRLVNRVLHQAVSQGASDIHFEGRESGFQVRFRVDGELRTERRLDLAVQPTVLARIKVMGQMDVAESRAPQDGRFQVRVGRKDVDVRVSTMPTLNGEKAVLRILDRSKNILPLSDLGLEPEAVAVMSRMIAAPHGIILVTGPTGSGKTTTLYAALRELIRESRNIMTVEDPVEYHLPGVNQVQVNRAAGVTFATAIRGFLRQDPDIILVGEIRDQETASTAVQASLTGHLVLATLHTNDAPTAVTRLLEMGVEPFLLASSLHLVIGQRLVRLICPSCASPSSPQSQAARSGCEACRDSGYRGRQGIFELMPVDETLRSLVVQKASVEQLRTHLAETGFQTMHDHGLRLVAQGKTSMEELLRVTSL from the coding sequence ATGAGCGACGCCGTGGGATCCACATCACCGGATTTGGCCCGCCTGCCTCCTGACCTGGTACGCCACTATCTGGCGTTTCCCCGCCGCAATGAGTTTTTGCCCGTGGAGCTCCGGGAAGGGCGGCTTCAGGTCTGGCTGCTGGCGGCGAGAGCCAGACCCTTGGCCGATTTTTTGGCCTGGGAGCTGGGCGTAACCGTGCAAACCGAACTGGTGCGCAATGAGCTGTTTTTTCCAGCCCTGGAGCAGGCCCTGACCTTGTGGGAACCGGACGCCGCGGCAGACGATACCGGGGAGGACACGGCGGAGCCTGAAGGTGAAGATCTCGGTCGGGAGCTCTTGGGCTGGTCCCATGAGGACGCGCCCATTGTCCGGCTGGTGAATCGGGTTCTGCATCAGGCGGTCAGCCAGGGGGCCAGTGACATCCATTTCGAGGGCCGGGAAAGCGGCTTTCAGGTACGCTTCCGGGTGGATGGTGAACTGCGCACCGAGCGGCGTTTGGACTTGGCGGTGCAGCCGACGGTGCTGGCGCGCATAAAGGTCATGGGGCAGATGGACGTAGCCGAGAGCCGTGCTCCCCAGGACGGCCGATTTCAGGTTCGGGTGGGCCGCAAGGACGTGGACGTCCGTGTTTCCACCATGCCGACGCTCAACGGCGAAAAGGCTGTACTGCGCATCCTGGATCGTTCCAAGAACATCCTGCCTCTTTCCGATCTGGGTCTGGAGCCGGAAGCCGTGGCCGTGATGAGCCGGATGATCGCCGCACCCCATGGGATCATTTTGGTCACCGGGCCCACGGGCAGCGGCAAGACCACAACGCTGTACGCGGCCCTGCGCGAGCTGATCCGCGAGTCCCGGAACATCATGACCGTGGAAGACCCGGTGGAATATCATCTGCCCGGGGTGAATCAGGTTCAGGTAAACCGGGCTGCTGGGGTGACGTTTGCCACGGCCATCCGCGGGTTTTTGCGTCAGGATCCGGACATCATCCTGGTGGGGGAAATCCGGGATCAGGAAACCGCGAGCACCGCTGTCCAGGCTTCACTCACCGGCCACCTGGTCCTGGCCACACTGCACACCAATGACGCGCCGACCGCGGTCACCCGTTTGCTGGAGATGGGCGTGGAGCCATTTCTGCTGGCTTCCTCCTTGCATCTGGTTATTGGTCAGCGCCTGGTACGCTTGATCTGTCCATCCTGCGCTTCCCCCTCCTCTCCCCAGTCTCAAGCCGCTCGGAGCGGCTGCGAAGCCTGCCGAGACAGCGGTTATCGCGGTCGCCAGGGAATCTTCGAACTGATGCCCGTGGACGAGACTCTGCGGAGCCTGGTTGTGCAAAAAGCCTCGGTGGAGCAGTTGCGAACCCATCTCGCGGAAACCGGCTTTCAGACCATGCACGACCATGGATTGCGCCTTGTCGCCCAAGGCAAAACCAGCATGGAAGAGCTGTTGCGCGTAACCAGTCTGTAA
- the gspM gene encoding type II secretion system protein GspM, with the protein MNQASPLSAQLRLQTVTFWRDWPPGRQRVALYLLLALTALGIVMIWAWLFTATLRAAERETRAMERHRQVSGLVTEIRGLERTTGPEQTNLPILLATRQLSRDIGLEEKLISVRPALQAAGRDGVQLYFERLTLPDLLSLLEALQRDGGLQTSTVTFNRRLDDPSLADMQLVLHR; encoded by the coding sequence ATGAACCAGGCATCCCCGCTCTCCGCCCAACTCAGACTTCAGACCGTGACGTTCTGGCGCGACTGGCCGCCCGGCCGCCAACGTGTAGCACTGTATCTGCTCCTGGCCTTGACCGCCCTGGGCATCGTGATGATCTGGGCCTGGCTGTTCACCGCGACACTGCGCGCGGCCGAGCGCGAAACGAGGGCCATGGAGCGGCACCGGCAGGTATCGGGGCTGGTGACGGAAATCCGCGGTCTGGAGCGAACCACTGGGCCGGAACAGACCAACCTGCCGATCCTGTTGGCAACCCGGCAGCTCAGCAGGGACATCGGTCTGGAAGAAAAACTGATCTCCGTCAGGCCGGCCTTGCAGGCCGCCGGCCGGGATGGGGTCCAACTCTACTTCGAACGCCTGACCTTGCCGGACCTGCTCTCCCTGCTGGAAGCCCTGCAACGGGACGGCGGTTTGCAAACCTCCACCGTGACATTCAACCGGCGTTTGGACGATCCGTCCCTGGCCGATATGCAACTGGTGCTCCATCGATGA